In one window of Nocardiopsis aegyptia DNA:
- a CDS encoding SGNH/GDSL hydrolase family protein: MTDLQTNPPAAARANRPDTIRSFVAIGDSITEGMEDDSGPGGAYRGFADRLAEHLGSAVPDFRYANLGVRGRRMRHIFGEQLEQTVAWRPDLVTVLAGGNDVLRPGNDLDQLAEQFETGIRLLCEAGIRVVIISGHDTGWIPVLRYYRGRIAVFSMHMRAVAERTGTEIVDMWALNALTDPRAWSEDRLHLNGAGHQIVAARIADLLGVPMGPRESWTDPWSTPPQQLPAILRRRENRRWARKYGVPWLRRRLMGRSSGDGRLPRRPELEYLHDEATRAELARTLELRQEGEPHYNGYAPVDGSAATSSPSGTKGPGQH, encoded by the coding sequence GTGACAGACCTACAGACGAATCCCCCAGCGGCCGCGCGCGCGAACAGACCGGACACCATCCGGTCCTTCGTCGCGATCGGTGACAGCATCACCGAAGGGATGGAGGACGACAGCGGCCCCGGGGGCGCCTACCGAGGATTCGCCGACCGGCTCGCCGAGCACCTGGGCTCGGCCGTCCCGGACTTCCGCTACGCCAACCTCGGTGTACGCGGTCGCCGCATGCGCCACATCTTCGGCGAGCAGCTGGAGCAGACCGTCGCGTGGCGGCCCGACCTGGTCACCGTCCTGGCCGGGGGCAACGACGTCCTGCGGCCCGGCAACGACCTCGACCAGCTGGCCGAGCAGTTCGAGACGGGCATCCGGCTCCTGTGCGAGGCGGGCATCCGGGTCGTGATCATCTCCGGCCACGACACCGGCTGGATCCCCGTCCTGCGCTACTACCGCGGCCGCATCGCCGTGTTCAGCATGCACATGCGCGCCGTCGCCGAGCGCACCGGCACCGAGATCGTCGACATGTGGGCGCTCAACGCCCTCACCGACCCCCGCGCCTGGAGCGAGGACCGCCTGCACCTCAACGGTGCCGGGCACCAGATCGTCGCCGCCCGCATCGCCGACCTCCTCGGCGTGCCCATGGGGCCGCGGGAGTCCTGGACCGACCCCTGGAGCACCCCGCCCCAGCAGCTGCCCGCCATCCTGCGCCGCCGGGAGAACCGGCGCTGGGCCCGCAAGTACGGGGTGCCCTGGCTGCGCCGCCGCCTCATGGGCCGGTCCTCGGGTGACGGCCGCCTGCCCCGGCGCCCCGAACTCGAGTACCTCCACGACGAGGCCACCCGCGCCGAACTGGCCCGGACCCTGGAACTGCGCCAGGAGGGGGAGCCGCACTACAACGGCTACGCCCCCGTCGACGGCTCCGCCGCCACCAGCAGCCCCTCGGGCACCAAGGGCCCCGGGCAGCACTGA
- a CDS encoding DMT family transporter has protein sequence MRTENSAIVPDRTAARSGTLLAALGVLAFSFTFPATLWSLEGFGPWTSTALRCALAGVAAAVLLYAERRRPSDLVPPRRHLPALIVVATGCVIAFPLFTALALQTTSAGNAAVVIGALPLATASYASVRTGARHSPLFWAAAVTGALAVVVFTLLRTGGAPGPGDLYLFLALAGAAAGYAEGGRLAGLLPGRKVISWALLIALPLTVPLSALALALEPAHVTATAVAGLAYLALISQFGGFVVWYGGMGLIGVVRASQLQLAQPLLTLVWAVLLLGEHLTPAAPLTAAVVLTCVVVTQRAR, from the coding sequence ATGAGAACAGAGAATAGCGCTATCGTCCCCGATCGGACAGCGGCGCGTAGCGGAACCCTGCTGGCGGCCCTGGGCGTGCTGGCCTTCTCCTTCACCTTCCCCGCGACCCTGTGGTCGCTGGAGGGCTTCGGCCCGTGGACGTCGACGGCCCTGCGCTGCGCACTGGCCGGTGTGGCGGCCGCCGTCCTGTTGTACGCCGAACGGCGGCGGCCGTCGGACCTGGTGCCCCCGCGCCGCCACCTCCCGGCCCTGATCGTGGTCGCGACCGGGTGCGTGATCGCGTTCCCCCTGTTCACGGCGCTGGCCCTGCAGACCACGTCCGCGGGCAACGCCGCCGTGGTCATCGGCGCGCTGCCGCTCGCCACGGCCTCCTACGCCTCGGTCCGCACGGGAGCGCGCCACTCGCCCCTGTTCTGGGCGGCCGCGGTCACCGGTGCCCTCGCGGTCGTGGTGTTCACCCTGCTGCGCACCGGCGGGGCGCCCGGGCCGGGTGACCTGTACCTGTTCCTGGCCCTGGCCGGGGCCGCCGCCGGGTACGCCGAGGGCGGGCGCCTCGCGGGCCTCCTGCCGGGCCGGAAGGTGATCTCGTGGGCCCTGCTGATCGCGCTCCCGCTGACCGTGCCGCTGTCGGCCCTCGCGCTGGCCCTGGAACCCGCGCACGTCACGGCCACGGCCGTGGCGGGCCTGGCCTACCTGGCCCTGATCAGCCAGTTCGGCGGATTCGTGGTCTGGTACGGGGGCATGGGGCTGATCGGCGTGGTGCGGGCCAGCCAGCTCCAGCTGGCCCAGCCGCTGCTGACCCTGGTGTGGGCGGTCCTGCTGCTCGGTGAGCACCTGACCCCCGCCGCGCCGCTGACGGCGGCCGTGGTGCTCACCTGCGTGGTGGTCACCCAGCGGGCCCGCTGA
- a CDS encoding ACP S-malonyltransferase — protein MLVIVAPGQGAQVPGFLTPWLELPGVAEQFAAWSEVTGLDLVRFGTTADADEIRDTAVAQPLLVSAGLVAASAMLGPASHPGPALPADPSVVDAVAGHSVGEFTAAAIAGVLSPHDALALVAERGRGMADAAARTETGMTAVLGGDRDEVLAAIEAAGLTPANDNGSGQIVAAGTTEQLTAFAENPPGRARLRSLSVAGAFHTEHMAPAVERVRASAARLTASDPTVRLLSNADGAVVPGGTDYLERLVTQISSPVRWDACTSTLADLGVTALIELTPAGTLTGLAKRALRGVDLLAVKSPDDLDRAAALIKEHAGTTPDASPAQEG, from the coding sequence GTGCTTGTAATCGTTGCTCCCGGCCAAGGCGCCCAGGTTCCCGGATTCCTCACCCCGTGGCTCGAACTGCCCGGCGTCGCCGAACAGTTCGCCGCGTGGTCCGAGGTGACCGGCCTCGACCTCGTGCGCTTCGGCACGACCGCCGACGCGGACGAGATCCGCGACACCGCCGTCGCCCAGCCCCTGCTGGTCAGCGCCGGACTCGTCGCGGCCTCCGCCATGCTCGGCCCCGCCTCCCACCCCGGACCCGCGCTGCCCGCGGACCCCTCCGTCGTGGACGCCGTGGCGGGCCACAGTGTCGGTGAGTTCACCGCCGCCGCGATCGCCGGCGTCCTGTCCCCGCACGACGCCCTGGCCCTGGTCGCCGAGCGCGGACGCGGCATGGCCGACGCCGCGGCCCGCACCGAGACCGGGATGACGGCGGTCCTGGGCGGCGACCGCGACGAGGTGCTGGCCGCGATCGAGGCCGCCGGCCTCACCCCCGCCAACGACAACGGCTCCGGGCAGATCGTGGCGGCCGGCACCACCGAGCAGCTCACGGCGTTCGCGGAGAACCCGCCGGGACGGGCCCGGCTGCGCTCGCTGTCGGTCGCCGGCGCCTTCCACACCGAGCACATGGCCCCGGCCGTGGAGCGGGTCCGGGCGAGCGCGGCCCGGCTGACCGCCTCCGACCCCACCGTTCGGCTGCTCTCCAACGCCGACGGCGCCGTGGTCCCCGGCGGTACGGACTACCTGGAGCGCCTGGTCACCCAGATCTCCTCCCCCGTGCGGTGGGACGCCTGCACGAGCACGCTCGCCGACCTGGGCGTGACCGCCCTCATCGAACTCACGCCGGCCGGCACGCTGACCGGCCTGGCCAAGCGCGCGCTGCGCGGTGTCGACCTCCTCGCGGTGAAGTCGCCCGACGACCTCGACCGTGCCGCCGCCCTCATCAAGGAGCACGCGGGCACCACCCCCGACGCGAGCCCCGCCCAGGAAGGTTGA
- a CDS encoding EAL domain-containing protein, producing the protein MPLPTHRRPAAGPRYLPIVDLDSGSVVAIETVAAPPPTARGGFAAVTEQECEAVAEWLLTLVRDSAGTESLLPLVLPLPARTLSGGDAFIAAVESRMRRAGRRPRDVTFMLSPDLAELDRQTVVAGVARLRAAGFRCGFGTAMVRPDLMIDATPFLVRIDPQIVSGLATDQRHVTVVEGLARIGRGSGVFAMASGVSSAEEVVRLRRCGLRVATGPFFADEAWRPGERVAPVPEPATEGPGTGQDSGPPVTEYMVPPVGLDADSTADQVLTAFTDDPALNSVILIDHRDRPLGVIDRTRFLLLVTGRYGHALHAKRPALRMAEAPRTVPAWMSAIAALRVAGQDNERVYDDLIVTNDYAQVFGVVHVSDLVRSLSLS; encoded by the coding sequence ATGCCCCTTCCGACGCACCGGCGCCCGGCCGCGGGTCCCCGCTACCTGCCCATCGTGGACCTGGACTCGGGCTCCGTCGTGGCCATCGAGACCGTCGCCGCACCGCCGCCCACCGCTCGGGGCGGTTTCGCCGCCGTGACCGAGCAGGAGTGCGAGGCCGTGGCCGAGTGGCTTCTGACGCTGGTCCGCGACTCGGCCGGGACCGAGAGCCTGCTGCCGCTCGTGCTGCCGCTGCCCGCGCGCACGCTGTCGGGCGGCGACGCGTTCATCGCGGCCGTGGAGTCCCGGATGCGGCGGGCGGGCCGCCGCCCCCGCGACGTCACCTTCATGCTCAGCCCGGATCTGGCCGAACTCGACCGCCAGACGGTGGTGGCCGGTGTGGCCCGCCTGCGCGCGGCCGGCTTCCGGTGCGGGTTCGGCACGGCGATGGTGCGCCCCGACCTCATGATCGACGCCACGCCGTTCCTGGTGCGCATCGATCCCCAGATCGTGTCGGGCCTGGCCACCGACCAGCGCCACGTGACCGTGGTGGAGGGTCTGGCGCGCATCGGCCGGGGCAGCGGCGTGTTCGCCATGGCCTCCGGGGTGTCCTCCGCCGAGGAGGTCGTGCGGCTGCGGCGCTGCGGCCTGCGCGTGGCCACCGGCCCGTTCTTCGCCGACGAGGCCTGGCGGCCGGGCGAGCGCGTGGCCCCGGTCCCGGAACCGGCCACGGAGGGACCGGGGACGGGACAGGACTCCGGCCCGCCGGTCACGGAGTACATGGTCCCCCCGGTGGGGTTGGACGCGGACTCCACCGCCGACCAGGTCCTCACCGCGTTCACCGACGACCCCGCGCTCAACAGCGTCATCCTCATCGACCACCGTGACCGCCCGCTGGGCGTGATCGACCGGACGCGGTTCCTGCTCTTGGTGACGGGCCGGTACGGCCACGCGCTGCACGCCAAGCGCCCGGCGCTGCGGATGGCCGAGGCACCGCGCACGGTCCCGGCGTGGATGTCGGCGATCGCGGCGCTGCGGGTGGCCGGCCAGGACAACGAGCGGGTCTACGACGACCTCATCGTGACCAACGACTACGCCCAGGTCTTCGGCGTGGTGCACGTGTCCGACCTGGTGCGCTCGCTCTCCCTCAGCTGA
- a CDS encoding vanadium-dependent haloperoxidase → MPQRRAEAIENRIETAEQSLAGIAPTHGGNGEEADYPYIANYAKGLPHDDAGEVDRDAYRLMVRALQSGEWDDFERIPLGGDKPLGTNGPEQRALVNPQAGLAFDTQGPDAQQIAIPPAPRIDSPQNSAEMGELYWMALCRDVPFSEFGTHPLAEAAATDLTESFSDFRGPKEDGRVTPATLFRGDTSGDAAGPYLSQFMLLDVPLGTLLIDQRHDTVEEGLDHVLDFPAWLEVQRGRSQPREERDTKDRRYIRNPRDLAHYVHHDALYQAYLNAALILLGRRTPFDGGNPYHHSDNQQGFGTYGGPHLLTLVTEIATRALKAVWYQKWNVHRRLRPETFGGRIHAHLDDSVPVEYAMIDEEILESGALAKAQHRWGVSLLPQAFPEGSPVHPSYGAGHATVAGACVTVLKAWFDTSSVLEDPVVPDARGRRLVPYSGDAVLTVGGELDKLAANISIGRNMAGVHWRTDYTASVRLGEEIAIGLLREQTRLGNESAHFTLRRFDGTSVTI, encoded by the coding sequence ATGCCGCAGCGCCGCGCCGAAGCCATCGAGAACCGTATCGAGACCGCCGAACAATCCCTCGCCGGAATCGCTCCCACCCACGGCGGAAACGGCGAGGAGGCGGACTATCCGTATATCGCCAACTATGCCAAGGGCCTGCCGCACGATGACGCGGGCGAGGTCGACCGGGACGCCTACCGGCTGATGGTCCGTGCCCTGCAGAGCGGGGAGTGGGACGACTTCGAGCGTATTCCACTGGGCGGCGACAAACCCCTGGGAACCAACGGACCGGAACAGCGCGCACTGGTCAATCCGCAGGCCGGACTCGCCTTCGACACACAGGGACCCGACGCCCAGCAGATCGCCATTCCCCCGGCTCCGCGGATCGATTCCCCGCAGAACTCCGCGGAAATGGGAGAACTCTACTGGATGGCGCTGTGCCGCGACGTCCCCTTCTCGGAATTCGGCACCCATCCGCTGGCCGAGGCCGCCGCGACCGACCTGACCGAATCCTTCTCCGACTTCCGGGGCCCCAAGGAGGACGGCCGGGTCACGCCCGCCACGCTCTTCCGCGGCGACACCTCCGGGGACGCCGCCGGTCCGTACCTGTCCCAGTTCATGCTCCTGGACGTGCCCCTGGGAACACTGCTCATCGACCAGCGCCACGACACGGTCGAGGAGGGGCTGGACCACGTCCTGGACTTCCCGGCCTGGCTGGAGGTCCAGCGCGGCCGGTCCCAGCCGCGGGAGGAGCGGGACACGAAGGACCGCCGCTACATCCGCAACCCGCGGGACCTGGCGCACTACGTCCACCACGACGCGCTCTACCAGGCCTACCTCAACGCCGCCCTCATCCTGCTCGGCCGTCGGACGCCCTTCGACGGCGGCAACCCGTACCACCACTCCGACAACCAGCAGGGGTTCGGCACCTATGGCGGGCCGCACCTGCTGACCCTGGTCACCGAGATCGCCACCCGCGCCCTCAAGGCGGTCTGGTACCAGAAGTGGAACGTGCACCGCCGGCTGCGCCCGGAGACCTTCGGCGGCCGGATCCACGCCCACCTGGACGACTCCGTGCCGGTGGAGTACGCGATGATCGACGAGGAGATCCTGGAGTCGGGGGCCCTGGCGAAGGCGCAGCACCGCTGGGGCGTGTCCCTGCTGCCGCAGGCCTTCCCCGAGGGCTCCCCCGTCCACCCCTCCTACGGCGCCGGGCACGCCACCGTCGCCGGTGCCTGCGTGACGGTCCTCAAGGCCTGGTTCGACACCTCGTCCGTCCTGGAGGACCCCGTGGTGCCCGACGCCAGGGGCCGACGGCTGGTGCCCTACAGCGGCGACGCGGTGCTGACGGTGGGCGGTGAGCTGGACAAGCTCGCCGCGAACATCTCCATCGGCCGCAACATGGCCGGCGTGCACTGGCGCACCGACTACACCGCCTCGGTGCGGCTGGGCGAGGAGATCGCCATCGGCCTCCTGCGCGAGCAGACTCGGCTGGGCAACGAGTCGGCCCACTTCACGCTCCGGCGCTTCGACGGCACCTCGGTCACCATCTGA
- the fabF gene encoding beta-ketoacyl-ACP synthase II yields the protein MSKTDVVITGLGATTPLGGDVATTWSALLDGRSGISMLDESWHETLPVHFAGRIAQEPSEKLPRPRLRRLDRTQQFALIAAQEAWADAGTPEVDPLRLGVVVSSGIGGILTILEQYDTFREKGWKRVSPFTVPMLMPNSPAAAVSLEFTARAGAHAPVSACASSAEAIADGVDMIRAGRADIVIAGGTEAAIHPLNIASFASMRALSTRNDDPQTASRPWDKDRDGFVMGEGAGIVILESAEHAAKRGARVYARAAGIGYTNDAYDIVQPDPEGTGQARAITEALNDADLRTSDIVHVNAHATSTPAGDVGETRAIRTALGDADADRVAVTSTKSMTGHLLGGAGAVESIATVLALHEGRIPPTINIQELDPDVAVDIVRDKPRDMPAGDVAAINESFGFGGHNIALVFRRA from the coding sequence ATGTCCAAGACCGATGTCGTCATCACCGGCCTCGGCGCCACCACCCCCCTCGGGGGTGACGTCGCGACCACATGGTCCGCGCTCCTCGACGGCCGCTCCGGCATCTCCATGCTGGACGAGTCCTGGCACGAGACGCTCCCGGTGCACTTCGCCGGGCGCATCGCCCAGGAGCCCTCGGAGAAGCTGCCGCGTCCGCGGCTGCGCCGCCTGGACCGCACCCAGCAGTTCGCGCTGATCGCCGCCCAGGAGGCCTGGGCGGACGCCGGCACCCCCGAGGTCGACCCCCTGCGCCTGGGCGTGGTCGTCTCCAGCGGGATCGGTGGCATCCTCACCATCCTCGAGCAGTACGACACCTTCCGTGAGAAGGGCTGGAAGCGGGTCTCCCCGTTCACCGTGCCCATGCTCATGCCCAACAGCCCCGCGGCCGCGGTCAGCCTGGAGTTCACCGCCCGGGCCGGCGCGCACGCCCCGGTTAGCGCCTGCGCCTCCAGCGCCGAAGCGATCGCCGACGGTGTCGACATGATCCGCGCCGGACGCGCCGACATCGTCATCGCCGGCGGCACCGAGGCGGCCATCCACCCGCTCAACATCGCCTCCTTCGCGTCGATGCGCGCGCTGTCCACGCGCAACGACGACCCGCAGACGGCCTCCCGCCCCTGGGACAAGGACCGTGACGGCTTCGTCATGGGCGAGGGCGCCGGCATCGTGATCCTGGAGTCGGCCGAGCACGCGGCCAAGCGCGGGGCCCGGGTCTACGCCCGCGCCGCCGGCATCGGCTACACCAACGACGCCTACGACATCGTCCAGCCCGACCCCGAGGGCACCGGGCAGGCGCGCGCCATCACCGAGGCCCTGAACGACGCCGACCTCCGGACGAGCGACATCGTGCACGTCAACGCGCACGCCACGTCCACCCCGGCCGGCGACGTCGGTGAGACCCGCGCGATCCGGACCGCCCTGGGCGACGCCGACGCCGACCGCGTGGCGGTGACCTCCACCAAGTCCATGACCGGCCACCTGCTGGGCGGCGCGGGCGCGGTGGAGTCGATCGCCACGGTCCTGGCCCTGCACGAGGGCCGGATCCCGCCGACGATCAACATCCAGGAACTGGACCCCGACGTGGCGGTGGACATCGTCCGCGACAAGCCGCGGGACATGCCCGCCGGCGACGTCGCCGCGATCAACGAGTCCTTCGGCTTCGGCGGCCACAACATCGCCCTGGTGTTCCGGCGCGCCTAG
- a CDS encoding aminotransferase-like domain-containing protein, whose protein sequence is MKKSSSVRDLRDRLRREFDRYPEGEKLPSSRDLVDRYGVSPVTVSRAIAGLAAEGFLVTRPGAGSFRASRRRPRRLEDTSWQEVALSAEAAPGGPRRTVDDTGLLATLSAPPSGVIGLHGGYPHADLRPERALTAALAGAARRPGAWDLPPVEGLAELRGWFAREIGGPSGPLTAADVLVTGGGQSALTTALRALAPPGASVLVESPTYPGLLAAARACGVRPVPVPVDADGLRTGLLADAFAATGARLLVCQPLFHNPTGAVLAPERRREVLRIARKAGAFVVEDDFARRLAHTDSAPLPPSLASEDDHGTVVHVCSLTKATSPNLRVGALAARGPVLRRLRALQVVDSFFVPRPLQEATLELVGAPSWPRHLRTMAAGLTERRAAMAEALLRELPGLEQPVSRRGGYHLWLRLPEGADESEAAAEALREGVAVAPGRAYFAAEPPAPHLRLSFAGTSGPREVAEGVRRLARALGQG, encoded by the coding sequence ATGAAAAAGAGTAGCAGCGTGCGCGATCTCCGCGACCGCCTGCGCCGGGAGTTCGACCGCTACCCGGAAGGTGAGAAGCTCCCCTCCAGTCGCGACCTCGTCGACCGGTACGGCGTCAGCCCGGTGACGGTCTCGCGCGCGATCGCCGGTCTCGCGGCCGAGGGGTTCCTCGTCACCCGGCCCGGCGCCGGATCCTTCCGCGCCTCCCGGCGCCGGCCGCGCCGCCTGGAGGACACGTCCTGGCAGGAGGTCGCGCTGAGCGCCGAGGCCGCCCCGGGCGGCCCCCGGCGCACCGTCGACGACACGGGCCTGCTGGCCACCCTCTCCGCGCCCCCGTCCGGTGTGATCGGCCTGCACGGCGGCTATCCGCACGCCGACCTGCGCCCCGAACGCGCGCTCACCGCGGCGCTGGCCGGCGCGGCGCGCCGACCGGGCGCGTGGGACCTGCCGCCGGTCGAGGGCCTGGCGGAGCTGCGCGGCTGGTTCGCCCGCGAGATCGGCGGCCCCTCCGGACCCCTGACCGCCGCCGACGTCCTGGTCACCGGCGGTGGCCAGAGCGCCCTGACCACCGCCCTGCGCGCCCTCGCGCCGCCGGGGGCCTCCGTCCTGGTCGAGTCGCCCACCTACCCGGGCCTGCTGGCCGCGGCCCGCGCCTGCGGAGTCCGCCCGGTCCCCGTTCCGGTGGACGCCGACGGCCTGCGCACCGGCCTGCTGGCGGACGCCTTCGCCGCCACCGGCGCGCGCCTGCTCGTGTGCCAGCCGCTCTTCCACAACCCGACCGGTGCCGTGCTCGCCCCCGAGCGGCGCCGGGAGGTCCTGCGCATCGCCCGGAAGGCGGGGGCCTTCGTCGTGGAGGACGACTTCGCGCGGCGCCTCGCCCACACCGACAGCGCACCCCTGCCGCCCTCCCTGGCCTCCGAGGACGACCACGGCACGGTCGTGCACGTGTGCTCACTGACCAAGGCGACCTCGCCGAACCTGCGGGTGGGCGCGCTCGCGGCCCGCGGGCCGGTCCTGCGCCGACTGCGCGCCCTGCAGGTGGTGGACAGCTTCTTCGTCCCGCGCCCGCTCCAGGAGGCCACACTCGAACTCGTCGGCGCCCCGTCCTGGCCGCGGCACCTGCGCACCATGGCCGCCGGACTCACCGAGCGGCGCGCCGCCATGGCCGAGGCCCTGCTGCGCGAGCTGCCCGGGCTGGAACAGCCGGTCTCCCGGCGCGGCGGCTACCACCTGTGGCTGCGCCTGCCCGAGGGAGCCGACGAGTCCGAGGCCGCGGCGGAGGCGCTGCGCGAGGGCGTGGCGGTGGCGCCCGGCCGGGCCTACTTCGCGGCCGAGCCCCCCGCGCCGCACCTGCGGCTCTCCTTCGCCGGGACCTCCGGCCCCCGCGAGGTCGCCGAGGGCGTGCGGCGCCTGGCCCGCGCCCTGGGACAGGGGTGA
- a CDS encoding threonine ammonia-lyase, whose product MTMDTTGAEDLGLDRIAEAAATVDPVFLGTPQYVDEQLAAALGRPVLTKIESLNPLRSFKGRGADFLVGGLPAGETVVCGSGGANFGQAIAYAARRHGLSADVFVSADASPVKLRRIRTFGADVHPVEGDPKAAAEEYAAQERDRHYVVDGREAAISEGAGTIGVELARNEDIDTLLLPVGDGALITGVARWLRAHRPGVRIVGVGAAAAPAMAHSWREGRAVPMERRSAFAAGIAISAPVPEAVRRIRALVDDMLLVEDRELAEAMHLTARTLGILPEPAAVAGLAALAAHDVPGDLVATVLTGANADLEAYADLGTAPADRASGGVSGPAG is encoded by the coding sequence ATGACCATGGACACCACCGGTGCCGAGGACCTGGGCCTGGACCGGATCGCCGAGGCCGCCGCGACCGTCGACCCCGTCTTCCTCGGCACCCCGCAGTACGTGGACGAACAGCTCGCCGCGGCTCTCGGCCGACCCGTCCTGACCAAGATCGAGTCGCTCAACCCCCTGCGCAGCTTCAAGGGCCGCGGAGCCGACTTCCTGGTCGGCGGCCTTCCCGCGGGCGAGACCGTGGTGTGCGGGTCCGGCGGCGCGAACTTCGGCCAGGCGATCGCCTACGCCGCCCGGCGCCACGGCCTGAGCGCCGACGTCTTCGTCTCCGCCGACGCCTCACCCGTCAAGCTGCGCCGCATACGGACCTTCGGCGCCGACGTGCACCCGGTCGAGGGCGATCCCAAGGCCGCCGCCGAGGAGTACGCCGCCCAGGAGCGGGACCGCCACTACGTGGTCGACGGCCGCGAGGCCGCGATCTCCGAGGGCGCCGGCACCATCGGCGTCGAACTCGCCCGGAACGAGGACATCGACACGCTCCTGCTCCCCGTGGGCGACGGCGCCCTGATCACCGGGGTGGCACGGTGGCTGCGCGCGCACCGGCCCGGCGTCCGGATCGTGGGGGTCGGCGCCGCGGCGGCCCCGGCCATGGCGCACAGCTGGCGAGAGGGCCGGGCCGTCCCCATGGAGCGCCGCAGCGCCTTCGCCGCCGGAATCGCCATCAGTGCGCCCGTCCCGGAGGCGGTGCGCCGGATCCGCGCCCTGGTGGACGACATGCTGCTGGTCGAGGACCGGGAGCTGGCGGAGGCCATGCACCTGACCGCCCGGACCCTCGGCATCCTGCCCGAACCCGCCGCCGTGGCCGGCCTGGCCGCGCTCGCCGCGCACGACGTGCCCGGGGACCTGGTGGCCACCGTGCTGACCGGAGCCAACGCCGACCTGGAGGCCTACGCCGACCTGGGCACCGCCCCGGCCGACCGCGCGTCGGGCGGCGTCAGCGGGCCCGCTGGGTGA
- a CDS encoding beta-ketoacyl-ACP synthase III, which yields MFSSPSTLQGAAIVAFGDYQPAQVVTNADLTARVDTTDEWIQSRVGIRERRIAGPDDTVESMAVVAGGKALAAGGLAPEDIDLVIVATCTAQDQIPNAAASVAAKLGIVAPGAFDINAACAGFCYALSTASDAVRAGSARNVLVIGSEKLSDWVDWDDRSTCVIFADGAGAAVVSAAEEHAVGPVVWGSSGERADKIYLRDHKYLYQEGQAVFRWTTTELYRVALEALERAGVDPSELTAFVPHQANLRIVESIARKLGAPQALVARDIVTAGNTSSASIPLALSRMVERGELPSGSTVLTLGFGAGLVYAAQVIRIP from the coding sequence ATGTTCAGCTCCCCGAGCACCCTCCAGGGCGCGGCGATCGTCGCCTTCGGCGACTACCAGCCCGCCCAGGTCGTCACCAACGCCGACCTCACGGCCCGCGTGGACACCACCGACGAGTGGATCCAGAGCCGCGTGGGCATCCGCGAACGCCGCATCGCGGGCCCGGACGACACCGTCGAGAGCATGGCCGTGGTGGCCGGCGGCAAGGCCCTCGCGGCCGGCGGCCTGGCCCCCGAGGACATCGACCTGGTGATCGTGGCCACCTGCACCGCGCAGGACCAGATCCCCAACGCGGCGGCCTCGGTCGCCGCCAAGCTGGGCATCGTCGCCCCGGGCGCCTTCGACATCAACGCCGCCTGCGCGGGCTTCTGCTACGCGTTGAGCACCGCCTCGGACGCGGTCCGGGCCGGCAGCGCGCGCAACGTGCTGGTGATCGGGTCGGAGAAGCTCAGCGACTGGGTGGACTGGGACGACCGCTCCACCTGTGTGATCTTCGCCGACGGCGCCGGCGCCGCGGTGGTCTCGGCCGCCGAGGAGCACGCCGTGGGCCCCGTCGTGTGGGGCTCCTCCGGCGAGCGGGCCGACAAGATCTACCTGCGCGACCACAAGTACCTCTACCAGGAGGGCCAGGCGGTCTTCCGCTGGACCACCACCGAGCTGTACAGGGTCGCGTTGGAGGCCCTGGAACGGGCCGGGGTGGACCCCTCCGAGCTCACCGCGTTCGTTCCCCACCAGGCGAACCTGCGCATCGTGGAGTCCATCGCCCGCAAGCTGGGGGCGCCGCAGGCACTCGTGGCCCGCGATATCGTCACCGCTGGCAACACCTCCTCCGCGTCCATTCCGCTCGCGCTCTCGCGCATGGTGGAACGGGGGGAGCTGCCGTCGGGGAGCACCGTCCTCACCCTGGGCTTCGGCGCGGGGCTGGTCTATGCCGCACAGGTGATCCGTATCCCCTGA
- a CDS encoding acyl carrier protein: protein MAHTEQEILTGLGEIIEEIVGTEASEVSPEKSFVDDLDIDSLSMVEIAIAAQDKFGVEIPDDQLKDLKTVQDVITFIQK from the coding sequence ATGGCTCACACCGAGCAGGAGATCCTGACCGGCCTCGGCGAGATCATCGAGGAGATCGTCGGTACCGAGGCTTCCGAGGTCAGCCCGGAGAAGAGCTTCGTCGACGACCTCGACATCGACTCGCTGTCCATGGTGGAGATCGCCATCGCCGCCCAGGACAAGTTCGGCGTGGAGATCCCCGACGACCAGCTCAAGGACCTCAAGACGGTCCAGGACGTCATCACCTTCATCCAGAAGTAG